The proteins below are encoded in one region of Salvelinus namaycush isolate Seneca chromosome 32, SaNama_1.0, whole genome shotgun sequence:
- the LOC120027342 gene encoding four and a half LIM domains protein 3-like, whose amino-acid sequence MSDRFDCGECKESLYGRKYIQVEDVPHCIPCYDRLYANTCQECKELIAHNARELFYEDRHYHEHCFRCFRCDRSLADEPFTSQEEALLCNDCYCNEFSSKCVACDKTVMPGSKKLEYEGSAWHENCFVCHGCEKPIGAQSFIPDKDHYYCVPCYEGRFAPRCSHCKKALATGGVSYKDETWHKECFVCTGCKIPLAGQPFTSQGDTPYCVKCFSSIYAQKCASCNSPITGFGEGKYISFQDRQWHQPCFKCSRCSVSLVGAGFFPDRDQILCGDCNNNQEDQ is encoded by the exons ATGAGTGACCGTTTTGACTGTGGCGAGTGCAAGGAGTCCCTGTACGGACGCAAATACATCCAAGTGGAGGACGTTCCCCACTGCATCCCCTGCTATGACCGCCTGTATGCCAACACATGTCAGGAGTGCAAGGAGCTCATCGCACACAATGCACGG gagCTGTTCTATGAGGACAGACATTACCATGAACACTGTTTCCGTTGTTTTCGCTGCGACCGCTCCCTGGCAGACGAGCCCTTCACCAGCCAGGAGGAGGCGCTGCTGTGCAACGACTGCTACTGCAATGAGTTCTCCTCCAAGTGTGTGGCCTGCGACAAGACCGTTATGCCAG gCTCAAAGAAGTTGGAGTATGAGGGCTCTGCATGGCACGAGAACTGCTTTGTGTGCCATGGCTGTGAGAAGCCCATCGGTGCCCAGTCCTTCATCCCAGACAAAGACCACTACTACTGTGTACCGTGCTACGAGGGCAGGTTCGCCCCGCGGTGCAGCCACTGCAAAAAG GCACTGGCAACAGGGGGTGTGAGCTACAAGGATGAGACGTGGCACAAAGAGTGTTTCGTGTGCACAGGATGCAAGATCCCACTGGCCGGCCAGCCCTTCACCTCCCAGGGAGACACGCCCTACTGCGTCAAGTGCTTCAGCAGCATCTACGCACAGAAGTGTGCCTCCTGTAACTCGCCCATCACAG GGTTTGGCGAGGGGAAGTATATTTCTTTCCAGGATCGTCAATGGCACCAGCCCTGCTTCAAGTGCTCCCgctgctctgtctctctggttgGGGCTGGCTTCTTCCCCGACCGTGACCAGATCCTGTGTGGAGACTGCAACAACAACCAAGAAGACCAATGA
- the LOC120026993 gene encoding ras-related GTP-binding protein C-like gives MSIQYEEPALARSYGVVDSFPKDFGYGVEEPDIEEESTTSGDSKPRILLMGLRRSGKSSIQKVVFHKMSPNETLFLESTNKIYKDDISSSSFVNFQIWDFPGQVDFFDPTFDYEMIFRGTGALIFVIDAQDDYVEALGRLHLTVSRAYRVNPEINFEVFIHKVDGLSDDHKIETQRDVHQRANDDLADASLEKLHLSFYLTSIYDHSIFEAFSKVVQKLIPQLPTLENLVNIFISNSGIEKAFLFDVVSKIYIATDSSPVDMQSYELCCDMIDVVIDVSCIYGLREDGNGSAYDKESLAIIKLNNTTILYLKEVTKFLALVCILREESFEKKGLIDYNFHCFRKAIQEVFEVGSLTQRTGRLQPSSSNNSLSSVKLGVLNGSAV, from the exons ATGTCGATTCAGTACGAGGAGCCTGCATTGGCTCGGAGTTATGGTGTTGTGGACTCTTTCCCAAAGGATTTTGGCTACGGAGTGGAGGAACCAGATATCGAGGAGGAGAGCACGACGTCAGGTGACAGTAAACCAAGGATCCTGCTGATGGGATTGCGGAGAAGTGGAAAGTCATCTATTCAAAAG GTTGTATTCCACAAGATGTCGCCCAACGAGACACTGTTCTTGGAGAGCACCAACAAAATCTACAAGGATGACATCTCCAGCAGCTCTTTCGTCAATTTTCAAATCTGGGACTTCCCTGGTCAGGTGGACTTCTTTGACCCTACCTTCGACTATGAGATGATCTTCAGGGGCACGGGGGCTTTGATATTCGTCATTGATGCTCAG GATGATTATGTTGAAGCCTTGGGGAGGCTACATCTCACAGTGTCCCGAGCCTACAGGGTCAACCCAGAGATCAACTTTGAGGTGTTTATCCATAAGGTTGATGGCCTGTCAGACGACCACAAGATAGAAACCCAAAGAGACGTCCATCAGAGAGCCAACGATGACCTGGCAGATGCCAGCCTGGAGAAGCTTCATCTCAG CTTTTATTTGACCAGCATCTATGACCACTCTATATTTGAGGCTTTCAGTAAAGTTGTCCAGAAGCTCATTCCTCAGCTACCAACATTGGAAAACCTTGTGAACATTTTCATATCA AACTCTGGGATTGAGAAAGCCTTCCTGTTTGACGTGGTCAGTAAGATTTACATCGCCACCGACAGCTCCCCTGTGGACATGCAGTCATACGAGCTTTGTTGTGACATGATCGATGTTGTCATTGACGTCTCTTGTATCTATGG CCTGAGGGAAGATGGAAATGGCAGTGCATATGATAAGGAGTCTTTGGCCATCATTAAGCTCAACAATACCACCATACTCTACCTGAAAGAGGTCACCAAGTTCCTAGCCCTCGTTTGCATCCTTAGAGAGGAGAGCTTTGAAAAGAAAG GTTTAATAGACTATAACTTCCATTGTTTCCGCAAAGCCATCCAGGAGGTGTTTGAAGTGGGGTCCTTGACACAGAGGACAGGCAGACTACAGCCAAGCTCGTCCAACAACAGCTTGTCCAGCGTAAAACTTGGTGTATTAAACGGAAGTGCTGTTTAG